The Panthera tigris isolate Pti1 chromosome A1, P.tigris_Pti1_mat1.1, whole genome shotgun sequence region aatgctgcagtgaacatggggatacatatatcttttcaactgttttttattcattggataaatacccagaagtataattgctagatcatatgttagtagtacttttatttttttgaggaacttccatgcttGTTCTCCATAGTGCTATACTGAAacacattcctaccaacagtgcacaaagattcccttttctccacatcttcgccaacatttgttatttcttgtctttttgatagtagacattctaacaggtgtgagataatagctctttgtggttttggttttcattcccctggtaattagtgatgttgagcatctgttcaccTACCTGTTAGCCATCAATATAGCATCtgtggaaaaaaatatctaattcagattctctgcccatttttttaattgaagtatttttattttatgtacaatGAGTTGGGATTAAGGTAACTTATCCCAACTGCAGTTAAGGTAGGTATCTTGGATTACCCATTCAAGAAAGTTCACTTAATCCAACTTAATGAAGCCTATAGCCTTCATGTATTGACAGAAACACTGGCAGCACATGTTAAGGCCATATTTCTGGATCAAACCATGCTGGTTTGAGCAGACAAGGCAAGAAGAAGAATCCTGGCCAAATTTCCTTGGATGGCTACAGCAGAGCTGCTGGTGACCCATCTTGCTTTCTTGGATGCAGTGAAACAAAAGGggtctctgtccattttttaattggaatttttccATACTGAGTTGTAtgccttctttatatattttggatagtagtAGCTCCTTTTCAGAcatatgatttggaaatatttcctcaCAGTTAGTAGATtgcgttttcattttgttggtagTTTCCTTACTGTACGGaacatttttagtttgatgtagttacatcatttatttttgcttttcttgtgtttgcttttggtgtcagactGAAAAGTAAtgccttttggggcacctggttgcctcaatcggttaactgtccaactcttggtt contains the following coding sequences:
- the LOC122231786 gene encoding 40S ribosomal protein S29-like; the encoded protein is MGHQQLCCSHPRKFGQDSSSCLVCSNQHGLIQKYGLNMCCQCFCQYMKAIGFIKLD